One Amycolatopsis sp. NBC_00355 genomic window carries:
- a CDS encoding TetR/AcrR family transcriptional regulator, translated as MDPTEATDRLLEAAEELFYAHGVQAVGMDAIRARSGVSLKRLYQRFPAKNDLVEAYLLRRDERWRRSLREFVHARGDDPLAVFDWLHDWFREPGFRGCAFVNSFGEFGEPAPGIAAAIRKHKDELRAYLRGLVPDHGVADQLFSLVEGATVLAAITGDPGEASTARAAAKVLLAAQG; from the coding sequence ATGGATCCCACGGAGGCGACCGACCGGCTGCTGGAAGCCGCCGAAGAACTCTTCTACGCCCACGGCGTGCAGGCCGTCGGAATGGACGCCATCCGCGCGCGCTCCGGCGTCTCGCTCAAACGGCTCTACCAGCGCTTCCCGGCCAAGAACGACCTGGTCGAGGCCTACCTCCTGCGCCGAGATGAACGCTGGCGGCGGTCGTTGCGCGAATTCGTCCACGCCCGCGGCGACGACCCGCTCGCCGTCTTCGACTGGCTGCACGACTGGTTCCGCGAGCCCGGCTTCCGTGGCTGCGCGTTCGTCAACTCGTTCGGCGAGTTCGGCGAACCGGCGCCCGGGATCGCCGCCGCGATCCGCAAGCACAAGGACGAACTGCGGGCCTACCTGCGTGGTCTCGTTCCTGACCACGGCGTCGCCGACCAGCTGTTTTCGCTGGTGGAGGGCGCGACCGTGCTCGCCGCGATCACCGGTGACCCGGGCGAGGCGAGCACGGCCCGTGCGGCCGCGAAGGTCCTCCTCGCCGCTCAGGGGTAG
- a CDS encoding glycoside hydrolase family 57 protein, which yields MTDGYEGTFCLVLHSHLPWLPHHGTWPVGEEWLYQAWAHSYLPMVDLLERFAAEGRRDVLTLGMTPVLAAQLDDPYSIRACHDWLGHWQLRAQHASTLWRGDPILRELAAAEHQSAVRAAEELGTRWRHGFSPILRSLVDNSTIEVLGGPLAHPFQPLLDPRVREFALNAGLADTALRIGSRPEGIWAPECGYAPGLENDYAAAGVRRFMVDGPSLRGETWAARPVGDSDVLAFGRDLEVTYRVWSPKAGYPGHAAYRDFHTWAHEVGLKASRVTGKTVEPADKAPYDPSLAADVLGLHVKDFVDTVVTRLRSLKAQHGRESLVVAAYDTELFGHWWHEGPAWLEGVLRALPEAGVRVTTLKGALEAGHVGPSIDLPSSSWGSGKDWRVWDGEQVQDMVEANTALQKRLLDLVADLPTTARDAVADQAVAEAMLALESDWAFMVTKDSAADYARRRAAVHTERFDALAGALRRGDRARGEELAAAYHAEDGPFGHLDARALKH from the coding sequence ATGACCGACGGCTACGAGGGCACGTTCTGCCTCGTCCTGCACAGCCACCTGCCGTGGCTGCCGCACCACGGGACCTGGCCGGTCGGCGAGGAATGGCTCTACCAGGCGTGGGCGCATTCGTACCTGCCGATGGTCGACCTGCTCGAACGGTTCGCCGCCGAAGGCCGCCGTGACGTGCTGACGCTCGGCATGACGCCGGTGCTCGCCGCGCAGCTCGACGACCCGTACAGCATCCGCGCCTGCCACGACTGGCTCGGCCACTGGCAGCTGCGCGCCCAACACGCGTCGACGCTGTGGCGCGGCGACCCGATCCTGCGCGAGCTGGCCGCGGCCGAGCACCAGAGCGCGGTCCGCGCGGCCGAAGAACTCGGAACGCGCTGGCGGCACGGCTTCTCCCCGATCCTGCGGTCCCTGGTCGACAACTCGACCATCGAGGTGCTCGGCGGACCGCTGGCCCACCCGTTCCAGCCGCTGCTGGACCCGCGGGTGCGGGAGTTCGCGCTGAACGCGGGACTCGCCGACACGGCGTTGCGGATCGGCTCGCGGCCCGAGGGGATCTGGGCGCCGGAGTGCGGCTACGCGCCTGGCCTGGAAAACGACTACGCGGCCGCGGGCGTTCGCCGGTTCATGGTCGACGGGCCGTCGTTGCGCGGCGAGACCTGGGCCGCGCGGCCGGTCGGCGACAGCGATGTCCTCGCCTTCGGGCGCGACCTCGAGGTCACCTACCGCGTCTGGTCGCCGAAGGCCGGCTACCCCGGCCACGCCGCGTACCGCGACTTCCACACGTGGGCGCACGAGGTCGGCCTCAAGGCGTCGCGCGTCACCGGCAAGACCGTCGAGCCGGCCGACAAGGCGCCGTACGATCCGTCGCTCGCCGCGGACGTGCTGGGTCTGCACGTCAAGGATTTCGTCGACACGGTCGTGACGCGGCTGCGGTCGCTGAAGGCGCAACACGGGCGCGAGTCGCTCGTGGTCGCCGCGTACGACACGGAGTTGTTCGGGCACTGGTGGCACGAAGGACCGGCCTGGCTGGAGGGTGTGCTGCGCGCGCTACCCGAGGCCGGGGTGCGGGTGACAACGCTCAAGGGCGCACTTGAAGCCGGGCACGTCGGGCCGTCGATCGACCTGCCCTCGTCGTCGTGGGGGTCGGGCAAGGACTGGCGCGTCTGGGACGGCGAGCAGGTCCAGGACATGGTCGAGGCCAACACGGCGTTGCAGAAGCGGCTGCTGGACCTCGTCGCCGATTTGCCGACCACGGCTCGGGACGCCGTCGCCGACCAGGCCGTCGCCGAGGCGATGCTGGCGCTGGAAAGCGACTGGGCGTTCATGGTCACCAAGGACTCCGCCGCCGACTACGCGCGGCGCCGGGCCGCGGTGCACACCGAACGCTTCGACGCGCTGGCCGGGGCGTTGCGCCGCGGCGACCGCGCGCGGGGTGAGGAACTGGCCGCGGCCTACCACGCCGAAGACGGACCGTTCGGGCACCTCGACGCCCGGGCGCTCAAGCACTAG
- a CDS encoding glycoside hydrolase family 2 protein, with the protein MTAPEDTGWRRLDPVLPTPWSGDVGPDNALPEYPRPQLTRPRWLNLNGVWEYAGWPAAATEPRPSGYAERILVPFPPESALSGIGRRDEVLWYRRLVEIPDDWRGDRVLLHFGAVDQNAQVWVNNQLVATHEGGYTAFSADITDVLRSAGPQELTVRAEDRTDIEPFPVGKQRNAPGGICYTASSGIWQTVWLEPVPAARVERLELTPDLTGVTVFPQVTGGDEVVVVLSSTGGEVARGSGAAGTSVRVDVPEPRLWTPDDPHLYTLEVRLLDHHGAVLDEVGAYAGLRTIGLVPDADGRPRIALNGRITFLHGPLDQGYWPDGISTAPTDDALRFDLEKTKELGFNFVRKHVKVEPARWYFWADKLGLVVWQDMPSLTVSFDGPPGIAPDPVPQARERFEAELIKMITQLRAVPSIVGWVPFNEGWGEYDTARVAELVKTLDPSRLVIANSGVNCCFSRPDTGAGDVYDDHTYVGPGEPTVHDARAIVDGEYGGLGLVLDDHRWPGPPNAYEMTLTSERLTECYAEVSVRLERVVAERGLSGAIYTQMTDVENEVNGLLTYDRQVLKVDPAIVAKRVRAVIDAGSG; encoded by the coding sequence ATGACTGCTCCCGAAGACACCGGCTGGCGGCGGCTCGACCCCGTCCTGCCGACCCCGTGGTCCGGTGACGTCGGCCCGGACAACGCGCTGCCCGAGTACCCGCGACCCCAGCTGACCCGGCCTCGCTGGCTGAACCTCAACGGCGTCTGGGAGTACGCGGGCTGGCCGGCGGCCGCGACGGAGCCCCGGCCGTCGGGCTACGCCGAGCGGATCCTGGTCCCGTTCCCGCCGGAGTCGGCGTTGTCCGGAATCGGCCGGCGCGACGAGGTCCTCTGGTACCGCCGCCTCGTCGAGATCCCGGACGACTGGCGCGGCGACCGTGTCCTGCTGCACTTCGGCGCGGTCGATCAAAATGCCCAGGTCTGGGTCAACAACCAGCTGGTCGCGACCCACGAGGGCGGCTACACGGCGTTCAGCGCGGACATCACCGACGTCCTGCGGTCGGCGGGCCCACAGGAGCTGACCGTCCGCGCCGAGGACCGCACCGACATCGAGCCCTTCCCGGTCGGGAAGCAGCGCAACGCGCCTGGCGGAATTTGCTACACGGCGTCGTCGGGCATCTGGCAGACGGTCTGGCTCGAGCCGGTGCCCGCGGCCCGCGTCGAACGGCTGGAGTTGACCCCGGACCTCACCGGCGTGACGGTGTTCCCGCAGGTCACGGGCGGCGACGAGGTCGTGGTCGTCCTTTCGTCCACAGGCGGCGAGGTGGCGCGCGGCTCGGGCGCGGCGGGGACGTCGGTGCGCGTGGACGTTCCCGAACCACGCCTCTGGACGCCCGACGACCCGCACCTCTACACCCTGGAAGTCCGGCTCCTCGACCACCACGGCGCGGTCCTGGACGAGGTCGGCGCCTATGCGGGCCTCCGGACGATTGGCCTGGTCCCCGACGCCGATGGCCGGCCGCGGATCGCCCTCAACGGCCGGATCACCTTCCTCCACGGCCCGCTCGACCAGGGCTACTGGCCCGACGGCATCTCGACCGCCCCGACCGACGACGCGTTGCGCTTCGACCTCGAAAAGACGAAAGAGCTGGGCTTCAACTTCGTCCGCAAACACGTGAAGGTCGAGCCGGCCCGCTGGTACTTCTGGGCCGACAAGCTGGGGCTGGTCGTCTGGCAGGACATGCCGTCGCTGACGGTGTCATTCGACGGCCCGCCCGGCATCGCGCCGGACCCGGTCCCCCAGGCACGCGAGCGGTTCGAAGCCGAACTGATCAAAATGATCACACAGCTGCGCGCGGTCCCGTCGATCGTCGGCTGGGTGCCGTTCAACGAGGGCTGGGGCGAGTACGACACGGCCCGTGTCGCGGAACTGGTCAAGACCCTCGACCCGTCCCGGCTGGTGATCGCGAACAGCGGCGTCAACTGCTGCTTCTCACGTCCTGACACCGGCGCGGGTGACGTCTACGACGACCACACGTACGTCGGCCCGGGTGAGCCGACGGTCCACGACGCTCGCGCGATCGTCGACGGCGAGTACGGCGGCCTCGGCCTGGTCCTCGACGACCACCGCTGGCCCGGCCCGCCGAACGCGTACGAGATGACACTGACGTCGGAGCGGCTCACCGAGTGCTACGCGGAGGTGAGCGTCCGCTTGGAGCGAGTAGTCGCGGAGCGCGGCCTGTCCGGCGCGATCTACACCCAGATGACCGACGTCGAAAACGAGGTCAACGGCCTGCTGACGTACGACCGCCAGGTGCTGAAAGTCGACCCGGCGATCGTGGCGAAGCGCGTCCGCGCGGTGATCGACGCGGGTTCCGGCTGA
- a CDS encoding ROK family transcriptional regulator: MSDPDRPLPRLAMLRAMTDRAVLDHVFVHQRTTRAELAATTGISKPTISESVRRLETAGALRATGTDQTGRRGRIATFYELAEDAGRVVAAEVNQQGIRTVTADLTGAVLATGHHSPDGRPMTTAVRAAVAAASDGGPGPIRATAVSVANPVDPVTHEVVALPGSPFPEGTIRAGELGRDVLLDNDVNFSALAERREGAARDAKSFAYVYVGAGLGVSLYVGDQLVRGAHGLAGEIGYLDSSGATLAEALAGQGFGRPDAPSLDVDRILTTLDRAAEGDAVAVERLRLLGATLGRAVAAICTIVDPDVVLLGGPAGSRPGLVAEIRRTVTAAASGPVRVEAGAVTDSAALRGALLSALDNGRDALLAVVAET, from the coding sequence ATGTCCGACCCCGACCGGCCGCTCCCGCGCCTGGCGATGCTGCGGGCCATGACCGACCGCGCGGTGCTCGACCACGTCTTCGTCCACCAGCGGACCACGCGCGCCGAACTGGCCGCGACCACCGGGATCTCGAAGCCGACCATCTCCGAGTCCGTCCGCCGGCTGGAGACGGCGGGTGCGCTGCGGGCCACCGGCACCGACCAGACCGGCCGCCGCGGGCGGATCGCGACGTTCTACGAACTGGCCGAGGACGCCGGACGCGTCGTCGCCGCGGAGGTCAACCAGCAGGGCATCCGCACGGTGACGGCCGACCTGACGGGTGCGGTCCTGGCGACCGGCCACCACTCACCGGATGGTCGCCCGATGACCACGGCGGTCCGCGCGGCCGTCGCCGCCGCGAGCGACGGCGGGCCGGGGCCGATCCGCGCGACGGCGGTCTCGGTGGCCAACCCGGTCGACCCCGTGACGCACGAGGTCGTCGCGCTGCCCGGGTCGCCGTTCCCGGAGGGGACGATCCGGGCCGGCGAGCTCGGCCGGGACGTCCTGCTCGACAACGACGTCAATTTTTCGGCGCTCGCCGAACGCCGGGAAGGCGCGGCGCGGGACGCGAAGAGCTTCGCCTACGTCTATGTCGGGGCCGGGCTCGGCGTCAGCCTGTACGTCGGCGACCAACTGGTGCGCGGCGCGCACGGCCTGGCGGGCGAAATCGGCTACCTGGACAGCTCCGGCGCGACGCTCGCCGAGGCACTGGCCGGCCAAGGTTTCGGCAGGCCGGACGCGCCGTCGCTGGACGTCGACAGAATTCTGACCACACTCGACCGGGCGGCCGAGGGCGATGCCGTGGCCGTCGAGCGGCTACGGCTGCTCGGCGCGACGCTCGGCCGGGCCGTGGCCGCGATCTGCACCATCGTCGACCCGGACGTCGTCCTGCTGGGCGGCCCGGCCGGCAGCCGCCCGGGACTCGTGGCCGAAATCCGGCGGACGGTCACCGCGGCCGCGTCGGGCCCGGTCCGGGTGGAGGCGGGCGCGGTGACGGACTCGGCGGCCCTGCGCGGGGCGCTGTTGTCCGCCCTCGACAACGGCCGCGACGCCCTGCTCGCGGTCGTCGCCGAGACCTAG
- a CDS encoding nuclear transport factor 2 family protein yields the protein MAPRPPFPPFDEDTARQKVQAAEDAWNTRDPERVSLAYTEDSVWRNRDQHVVGRARIVEFLTAKWERELDYALRKELWGFRGNRIGVRFQYESRTADGRWYRSYGNELWEFSDEGLMRRREASINDVPIAEADRRIFGPRPESEHGVLLPVF from the coding sequence ATGGCCCCGCGCCCGCCGTTCCCGCCGTTCGACGAGGACACCGCCCGCCAGAAGGTCCAGGCGGCCGAGGACGCGTGGAACACCCGCGACCCGGAGCGCGTCTCGCTGGCCTACACCGAGGATTCGGTGTGGCGCAATCGAGACCAGCACGTCGTCGGCCGCGCGCGGATCGTCGAGTTCCTGACCGCGAAGTGGGAGCGTGAACTGGACTACGCCCTGCGCAAGGAGCTGTGGGGGTTTCGCGGTAACCGCATCGGCGTCCGCTTCCAGTACGAGTCCCGCACCGCCGACGGCCGGTGGTACCGCAGCTACGGCAACGAGCTGTGGGAGTTCAGCGACGAAGGCCTGATGCGCCGCCGCGAGGCGAGCATCAACGACGTCCCGATCGCGGAGGCCGACCGCCGCATCTTCGGCCCGCGCCCCGAGTCCGAGCACGGCGTCCTGCTGCCGGTCTTCTAG
- a CDS encoding YbiU family protein produces the protein MTTTELPANMSEAITRTKSELRARVGDVAGAFAEVREWMRREVDAVAADQEAFPVVRFRDIADETVPQRTVDAVRRRGCAVVKGTFARETAEGWDAELAAYLAGNDFAGTYQGPADDVFAGLASGQPQIYPVYWSKPQIQARQHEHMVAVRRFLNSFWRHESEGRIWFDPDRDTTYPDRIRRRAPGSASLGLSAHTDSGSVERWLLPAYQQVFRHVFAGNWQKYDPWDGAHRTEVDEFPSTVMCSAFRTFQGWTALSEMRPGDGVLQVVPIPSAIAYVLLRALQDDIPDDDLCGAANGQALPVSDKYHDDLLPALTSIPAVEPGDTVWWHGDVIHAVADGTNPDRWGNVMYIPASPHCAKNAAYAERCGRAFLAGKSPGDFAPEDYEVNWTGRASVDDLNDVGRAQLGL, from the coding sequence ATGACCACCACAGAACTGCCGGCGAACATGTCCGAGGCCATCACGCGGACCAAGAGCGAACTGCGCGCCCGGGTCGGCGACGTCGCCGGCGCGTTCGCCGAAGTCCGGGAGTGGATGCGGCGGGAGGTCGACGCCGTGGCCGCCGACCAGGAAGCCTTCCCCGTTGTCCGGTTCCGCGACATCGCCGACGAGACCGTGCCGCAGCGAACCGTGGACGCTGTCCGGCGACGCGGCTGCGCCGTCGTCAAGGGCACCTTCGCGCGCGAAACGGCCGAAGGCTGGGACGCCGAGCTCGCCGCGTACCTCGCCGGCAACGACTTCGCGGGCACCTACCAAGGCCCGGCCGACGACGTCTTCGCCGGGCTCGCGTCCGGCCAGCCGCAGATCTACCCGGTCTACTGGTCGAAGCCGCAGATCCAAGCTCGCCAGCACGAGCACATGGTCGCCGTCCGGCGATTCCTCAACTCCTTCTGGCGGCACGAATCCGAAGGCCGCATCTGGTTCGACCCCGATCGCGACACGACCTACCCCGACCGCATCCGCCGCCGCGCGCCAGGCTCGGCGTCGCTCGGGTTGTCGGCCCACACCGACTCCGGTTCGGTCGAACGCTGGCTACTGCCCGCCTACCAGCAGGTGTTCCGCCACGTCTTCGCCGGAAACTGGCAGAAGTACGACCCGTGGGACGGCGCCCACCGCACCGAAGTCGACGAGTTCCCGTCCACAGTCATGTGCTCGGCTTTCCGGACCTTCCAGGGCTGGACGGCGTTGTCGGAAATGCGACCGGGCGACGGCGTCCTGCAGGTGGTGCCGATCCCGTCGGCTATCGCGTACGTCCTGCTTCGCGCCCTTCAGGACGACATCCCCGACGACGACCTCTGCGGCGCGGCCAACGGCCAGGCCTTGCCCGTCAGCGACAAATACCACGACGACCTGCTGCCCGCGCTGACCTCGATCCCCGCCGTCGAACCGGGCGACACAGTCTGGTGGCACGGCGACGTCATCCACGCCGTCGCCGATGGCACCAATCCGGATCGCTGGGGAAACGTCATGTACATCCCGGCGAGCCCGCATTGCGCGAAGAACGCCGCGTACGCCGAAAGGTGCGGCCGCGCATTCCTGGCCGGCAAGAGCCCGGGCGATTTCGCGCCGGAAGACTACGAAGTGAACTGGACCGGCCGCGCCTCGGTCGACGATCTCAATGATGTCGGACGCGCCCAGCTCGGGTTGTGA
- a CDS encoding glutathione peroxidase, with protein MGIHEIPVKTLDGQDSSLASLAGKALLVVNVASKCGLTPQYSGLERLQERFGAQGFSVVGFPCNQFAGQEPGSADEIQTFCSTTYGVTFPLFEKIDVNGDDRHPLYSELTKTEDAEGASGDVQWNFEKFLVGADGEVLARFRPRTEPEDEAVVKAIEAALPA; from the coding sequence ATGGGGATCCACGAAATTCCGGTCAAGACGCTCGACGGGCAGGACAGCTCGCTGGCCTCGCTGGCCGGCAAAGCGCTGCTGGTGGTCAACGTCGCGTCGAAGTGCGGCCTGACCCCGCAGTATTCCGGCTTGGAGCGGCTGCAGGAGCGTTTCGGCGCCCAGGGCTTCTCCGTGGTCGGTTTTCCGTGCAACCAGTTCGCCGGGCAGGAGCCGGGCAGCGCGGACGAGATCCAGACGTTCTGCTCGACGACCTACGGCGTCACCTTCCCGCTGTTCGAGAAGATCGACGTCAACGGCGACGACCGGCACCCGTTGTACTCGGAGCTGACGAAGACGGAGGACGCCGAGGGCGCGTCCGGCGACGTCCAGTGGAACTTCGAGAAGTTCCTCGTCGGCGCCGACGGCGAGGTCCTGGCGCGGTTCCGGCCGCGCACCGAGCCCGAGGACGAGGCGGTCGTCAAGGCCATCGAGGCGGCCCTGCCCGCGTGA
- a CDS encoding glycosyltransferase family 4 protein: protein MRVLMLSWEYPPVAIGGLARHVHALACHLAEQGHEVVVLCRHAAGTDAGTHPRTDRVVEDVRIIRVAEDPMHVTFERDLVAWTLAMGHAMVRAAQDLLRSWQPDVVHAHDWLVAHPAIAIAEAARVPLVGTVHATEAGRHSGWLSHPLNQQVHSVEWWLANRADAVITCSQAMRREVAHLFEIEAGDVTVIHNGIEERGWQVPADEIAHARKAYSPAGAPLLLYFGRLEWEKGVQDLLAALPRIRRRHPGTRVVVAGKGRHFDELVEQSRKLRVRRAVDFVGHLSDRDLRAALAAADAVVLPSRYEPFGIVALEAAAAKAPLVASTAGGLGEVVVHGETGLAFSPGDVGALADAVTAVLNDADAAARRAQAAQARLAADFDWGRIAEATVEVYRRTKPGEPVELPRPKIATGNAFEPVAAGIPEL, encoded by the coding sequence ATGCGTGTGCTGATGCTGTCCTGGGAGTACCCGCCCGTGGCCATCGGTGGCCTGGCCAGGCACGTGCACGCGCTCGCCTGTCACCTGGCCGAGCAGGGTCACGAGGTCGTCGTCCTGTGTCGGCACGCCGCCGGGACCGACGCCGGGACGCACCCGCGCACCGACCGCGTCGTCGAGGACGTGCGGATCATCCGGGTCGCCGAAGACCCGATGCATGTGACCTTCGAGCGCGACCTCGTCGCCTGGACCCTCGCGATGGGGCACGCCATGGTCCGCGCCGCGCAGGACCTGCTGCGGAGCTGGCAACCGGACGTCGTCCACGCGCACGACTGGCTGGTCGCGCACCCGGCCATCGCGATCGCCGAGGCCGCGCGGGTGCCGCTGGTCGGCACGGTCCACGCCACCGAGGCCGGCCGGCACTCCGGCTGGCTGTCGCACCCGCTGAACCAGCAAGTTCACTCGGTCGAGTGGTGGCTGGCCAACCGCGCGGACGCCGTGATCACCTGCTCGCAGGCCATGCGCCGCGAGGTCGCGCACCTCTTCGAGATCGAGGCCGGCGACGTCACGGTGATCCACAACGGCATCGAAGAACGCGGCTGGCAGGTGCCGGCCGACGAAATCGCCCACGCGCGCAAGGCCTACAGCCCGGCCGGCGCGCCACTGTTGCTCTATTTCGGCCGGCTCGAATGGGAAAAGGGCGTCCAGGACCTGCTGGCCGCACTCCCCCGCATCCGACGTCGCCACCCTGGCACGCGGGTGGTCGTCGCCGGAAAAGGACGACACTTCGACGAGCTGGTCGAGCAGTCGCGGAAGCTACGGGTGCGGCGCGCGGTCGACTTCGTCGGGCACCTGTCCGACCGGGACCTGCGTGCGGCGCTGGCCGCGGCCGACGCCGTCGTCCTGCCCAGCCGGTACGAGCCGTTCGGGATCGTCGCGTTGGAGGCGGCGGCCGCGAAGGCGCCGCTCGTGGCGTCGACCGCCGGCGGGCTCGGCGAGGTCGTCGTCCACGGCGAGACCGGGCTGGCGTTCAGTCCCGGCGACGTCGGCGCGCTGGCCGACGCGGTGACAGCGGTGCTGAACGACGCGGACGCCGCGGCGCGGCGGGCCCAAGCCGCGCAGGCACGGCTGGCCGCCGACTTCGACTGGGGCCGGATCGCCGAGGCGACCGTCGAGGTCTACCGGCGCACGAAGCCGGGCGAGCCGGTGGAGCTGCCCCGGCCGAAGATCGCCACCGGCAACGCGTTCGAACCGGTCGCGGCCGGGATCCCGGAACTGTAG
- a CDS encoding DUF899 family protein, protein MRLSDLFSPGNDTLVVYHYMFPRDPTDDRPGPKSGDSARLTLVQGPCPPCTALLDQLDGAMEQLSPHADFAVVARAPIEHLLTFAAERGWRRLRLFSCVGTTFSRDYHAEVEDGSPRPVLNVFHRGDDGIRHFWGSELLYEPAEPGQDPRHAGTIEPVWSLFDLTPRGRGPDWDEQLSCCHE, encoded by the coding sequence GTGCGCCTGTCGGACCTGTTCTCGCCAGGCAACGACACCCTGGTCGTCTACCACTACATGTTCCCGCGCGACCCCACCGACGACCGCCCTGGTCCGAAATCGGGAGACAGCGCGCGCCTGACCCTCGTGCAAGGTCCGTGCCCGCCCTGCACGGCGTTGCTCGACCAGCTCGACGGCGCGATGGAGCAGCTTTCGCCCCACGCCGATTTCGCCGTTGTCGCACGAGCACCCATCGAGCACCTGCTGACGTTCGCCGCCGAACGAGGCTGGCGCCGACTGCGGTTGTTCTCGTGCGTGGGCACCACCTTCAGCCGGGACTATCACGCCGAAGTCGAGGACGGCAGCCCACGGCCGGTGCTCAATGTCTTCCACCGCGGCGACGACGGGATCCGCCACTTCTGGGGCTCTGAGCTGCTGTACGAGCCGGCCGAACCGGGCCAGGACCCGCGCCACGCCGGGACGATCGAGCCGGTGTGGAGCCTGTTCGACCTCACCCCGCGCGGCCGTGGTCCGGATTGGGACGAACAGCTCAGCTGCTGCCACGAGTGA
- a CDS encoding sigma-70 family RNA polymerase sigma factor, with protein MRRSDETGYRDYVTARMEGLRRTAYLLCRDWHLADDLVSITIGKLYRHWPRARQMEFLDAYVRRILVRTWLDEKGRAWRREEPAETVPEPAVLPSDDVVARLGLLELLDALPPRRRAAVVLRYYCDLSIEETAEVLDCSAGTVKSQTARGLDTLRVLIAAGRN; from the coding sequence GTGAGACGTTCGGACGAAACGGGGTATCGCGACTACGTCACGGCCCGGATGGAGGGCCTGCGGCGCACCGCGTACCTGCTCTGCCGGGACTGGCACCTCGCGGACGACCTGGTGTCGATCACGATCGGGAAGCTGTACCGCCACTGGCCGCGGGCCCGGCAGATGGAGTTCCTCGACGCGTACGTGCGCCGGATCCTCGTGCGGACGTGGCTGGACGAGAAGGGCCGGGCGTGGCGGCGCGAAGAGCCGGCCGAGACCGTGCCCGAGCCCGCGGTGCTGCCGAGCGACGACGTCGTGGCCCGCCTCGGCCTGCTCGAACTGCTCGACGCGCTGCCGCCGCGGCGCCGGGCGGCCGTGGTCCTGCGCTACTACTGCGACCTCTCCATCGAGGAGACGGCCGAGGTCCTCGACTGCTCCGCCGGGACGGTCAAGAGCCAGACCGCGCGCGGGCTCGACACCCTGCGCGTGCTGATCGCCGCGGGCCGGAACTGA
- a CDS encoding class I SAM-dependent methyltransferase produces MPWSGSLVSCATTSFSTSAAAPATSRVLAPRVGAVLGMDPEPDMLAEARRATAEPNIGWVLGADTDLGALTKALGPGRLGAVTVAQALHWMDHERLFAAARPLLRAGGGVAVVTNGEPLWLQDTPWSAALRQLMADHVGVPLHRTCGTDASSQERYREALSAAGYAVDLRVVDYSATLTVEEIVGGVFRR; encoded by the coding sequence ATGCCCTGGTCAGGGTCTTTGGTCTCATGCGCGACGACGTCGTTCTCGACCTCGGCTGCGGCACCGGCCACCTCACGGGTCCTGGCGCCGCGCGTCGGCGCCGTGCTGGGCATGGACCCGGAACCGGACATGCTGGCCGAAGCCCGCCGGGCGACGGCCGAGCCGAACATCGGCTGGGTGCTCGGCGCGGACACCGACCTCGGTGCCCTGACGAAGGCCCTCGGTCCCGGTCGGCTGGGCGCGGTGACGGTGGCGCAGGCGTTGCACTGGATGGACCACGAGCGGCTGTTCGCGGCGGCGCGCCCGCTCCTGCGCGCGGGCGGCGGTGTCGCCGTGGTGACCAACGGCGAGCCGCTGTGGCTCCAGGACACCCCGTGGTCGGCCGCGCTACGACAGCTCATGGCCGACCATGTCGGCGTCCCGCTGCACCGGACGTGCGGCACGGACGCGTCGAGCCAGGAGCGCTACCGCGAGGCGCTCTCGGCCGCGGGATATGCCGTCGACCTGCGGGTTGTCGACTACTCGGCCACGCTCACCGTCGAGGAGATCGTGGGTGGCGTGTTTCGGCGATGA